One window of Thermocoleostomius sinensis A174 genomic DNA carries:
- a CDS encoding site-2 protease family protein has translation MIWFILLLLGILTYFSYFIVERSVAHITKTPVWVLWLVMMFPAFVWAGWIVINGEARTPIGLILGAILLSSTLYWFLVQWGRVPQPNSTQSQPKDTEQKQDTLKALTAVTERQPSPRPINKEEEANLQNCFPWSVYYLQNIEHRPQALICRGQLRTSPEVAYNTVRDNIESYFHDRFLVVFQEGLNGKPFFVLVPNPRAKTKTAANDRSVRPGLALGLLFATLVTTTLAGAMLLNSSDTSQLPSDLPSLLAGWPYALALMTVLGIHELGHYLAARYYRVRATLPYFIPVPPAAIFPFGTFGAFIQLRSPIPNRTALFDVGIAGPLSGFIATIPVLWWGLANSEIVDLSEQSSILNFDSFQPTASLLIALLSKIALGSALTSNHALNLHPVAIAGCLGLIITALNLMPVGQLDGGHIVHAMFGQRTGAMIGQITRLLVLALALIVQRELFLWAILLFFMPVVDEPALNDVSELDNGRDFLGLLALGLLLIIILPLPQLLSRLLF, from the coding sequence ATGATTTGGTTCATTCTTCTGCTACTAGGAATCCTAACGTACTTCTCCTACTTCATCGTAGAACGAAGCGTGGCGCATATTACCAAGACTCCAGTTTGGGTGCTTTGGCTGGTTATGATGTTTCCTGCCTTTGTCTGGGCAGGATGGATCGTTATCAATGGAGAGGCCCGCACGCCGATCGGACTGATTCTTGGCGCTATTCTGCTTAGTTCAACACTGTATTGGTTCCTAGTGCAGTGGGGACGTGTACCACAGCCCAATTCAACCCAGTCTCAACCGAAGGACACGGAACAGAAACAAGACACTTTAAAAGCTTTAACTGCTGTGACTGAACGACAACCAAGCCCACGCCCAATTAACAAGGAAGAAGAAGCCAATCTGCAAAACTGTTTTCCTTGGTCGGTTTACTATCTACAAAATATTGAACACCGTCCCCAAGCATTAATTTGCCGAGGTCAATTGCGAACATCGCCGGAGGTGGCGTACAACACGGTGCGAGACAACATTGAGTCGTATTTTCACGATCGCTTTCTGGTGGTGTTTCAGGAAGGATTGAATGGCAAACCATTTTTTGTGCTGGTTCCTAATCCTAGAGCCAAAACAAAAACAGCCGCCAACGATCGCTCCGTTCGCCCCGGCTTAGCGCTGGGATTGCTATTTGCCACGCTGGTAACGACCACGTTGGCAGGCGCTATGTTGCTCAATAGCAGTGATACTTCTCAATTGCCTAGCGATCTGCCGTCTTTGTTGGCGGGCTGGCCCTACGCCTTGGCGCTGATGACCGTGCTAGGCATCCATGAGCTTGGCCATTACTTAGCGGCTCGCTATTATCGGGTTCGTGCCACGTTGCCCTATTTCATTCCGGTGCCGCCAGCGGCCATCTTTCCATTCGGTACATTTGGCGCTTTTATTCAACTGCGATCGCCGATTCCTAACCGTACAGCGTTGTTTGATGTCGGTATTGCTGGCCCCCTATCGGGCTTCATTGCCACAATTCCGGTGTTATGGTGGGGATTGGCCAACTCCGAGATTGTCGATCTCAGTGAGCAGTCGAGCATTCTCAACTTTGATTCCTTTCAACCAACGGCATCTCTGTTAATTGCCCTACTTAGTAAGATTGCCTTGGGCAGTGCTTTGACCAGTAACCATGCGCTCAATTTGCATCCAGTGGCGATCGCAGGCTGTTTGGGGCTAATTATTACAGCATTGAATTTAATGCCTGTGGGCCAATTAGATGGTGGGCACATTGTTCATGCCATGTTTGGGCAGCGAACAGGAGCCATGATTGGGCAAATTACTCGCCTATTAGTGCTGGCGCTGGCGCTGATTGTGCAGCGAGAGTTATTTCTGTGGGCAATTTTGCTGTTTTTTATGCCTGTGGTTGATGAACCTGCCCTTAACGATGTCAGCGAATTAGATAATGGTCGTGATTTTCTGGGTCTCTTGGCGCTAGGACTGTTGCTGATTATTATTTTGCCGCTTCCACAACTGTTGTCCCGGCTATTGTTTTAA
- a CDS encoding MBL fold metallo-hydrolase, with product MQQTPPKNPRPVFNTIFAFPPNRDTMGGTSYFILENLGNILIDCPVWDEPNRSFLQQHGVRWLFLTHRTAIANVKEIQQTLNCQILIQEQEAYLLPGIEVSRFQHDFTLSPTSQAIWTPGHTPGSSCLYHCDQGGVLFTGRHLLPNQQGNPVPLRIGKTFHWRRQLNSVQYLRDRFSPETLHYLCPGANTGFLRGQRYIDRAYERLAALDLDTYLEQKPEL from the coding sequence ATGCAGCAAACTCCGCCCAAAAACCCCCGTCCCGTTTTTAATACAATATTTGCCTTTCCCCCAAATCGCGACACAATGGGAGGCACGTCTTACTTTATTTTAGAAAACTTAGGAAATATCCTGATTGATTGTCCAGTCTGGGACGAACCCAATCGATCGTTTTTGCAGCAGCACGGCGTCCGTTGGTTATTTTTGACCCATCGCACCGCGATCGCCAATGTTAAGGAGATACAGCAAACTCTCAACTGTCAAATTCTAATTCAAGAGCAAGAAGCGTACCTACTCCCTGGCATAGAGGTTAGCCGATTCCAGCATGACTTTACGCTTAGCCCCACCAGTCAAGCCATTTGGACTCCTGGCCATACTCCTGGCTCGTCCTGTCTCTATCATTGCGATCAAGGTGGGGTTCTGTTCACCGGGCGACACCTCTTGCCTAATCAGCAAGGCAATCCAGTTCCACTTCGTATCGGCAAAACGTTTCACTGGCGCAGACAACTTAACAGCGTACAATACTTGCGCGATCGATTCTCTCCCGAAACGTTGCATTATCTGTGCCCCGGAGCCAACACCGGCTTTTTGCGCGGACAACGCTACATCGATCGTGCTTACGAACGACTAGCCGCCCTTGACCTAGACACCTACCTAGAGCAAAAACCAGAACTTTGA
- the fabI gene encoding enoyl-ACP reductase FabI: protein MLDLTGKNALVTGIANNRSIAWGIAQQLHKAGANLGVTYLPDEKGRFEKKVAELVEPLQPTLFLPCDVQNEAQIQATFEAIREKWGRLDCLIHCLAFASKESLSGDFSSVSRQDFTQAIEISAYSLISLSRAAKPLMTEGGSIVTLTYLGGVRVIPNYNTMGIAKAALEMNVRYLASELGPQQVRVNGISAGPIRTLASSAVGGILDMIHHVETVAPLRRTVTQGEVGNTAAFLCSDLASGITGQILYVDAGYEIMGM from the coding sequence ATGCTGGACTTGACCGGAAAAAACGCCCTAGTAACGGGCATTGCCAATAACCGATCGATCGCCTGGGGCATTGCACAACAACTTCATAAAGCTGGCGCCAATCTTGGGGTAACGTATCTACCCGACGAAAAGGGACGGTTTGAAAAGAAAGTGGCCGAGTTGGTTGAGCCACTGCAACCGACCTTGTTTTTGCCTTGCGATGTCCAAAATGAAGCACAGATTCAAGCCACCTTTGAGGCGATCCGCGAAAAATGGGGACGATTGGATTGCTTAATTCACTGCTTGGCATTTGCCAGCAAAGAGTCCCTCAGTGGTGACTTTAGCAGCGTCTCTCGTCAAGATTTCACGCAAGCGATCGAGATCAGTGCCTATTCATTGATTAGTCTTAGCCGTGCTGCCAAACCCCTGATGACTGAAGGAGGCAGCATTGTGACGCTGACTTATTTGGGAGGCGTGCGGGTCATTCCTAACTACAACACGATGGGGATCGCCAAAGCCGCATTAGAAATGAATGTACGCTATTTGGCTTCTGAGTTAGGACCGCAACAGGTGCGAGTCAACGGCATTTCAGCAGGGCCCATTCGCACATTGGCGTCGTCGGCAGTAGGCGGTATTTTGGATATGATCCACCATGTAGAGACGGTTGCACCGTTGCGTCGGACGGTCACTCAAGGTGAAGTTGGAAATACAGCCGCGTTTTTGTGCAGCGATCTCGCAAGCGGCATCACCGGACAAATTTTGTACGTTGACGCTGGCTATGAAATTATGGGCATGTAA
- a CDS encoding cofactor assembly of complex C subunit B gives MAKPDQNQVLRQLPIVAGILAGTLLLINRLLTPVLTDSQARSDVLGVILSALLILTGLLWQRIQPTPPDAVILAGEEGFELAPDLSEGVKTELAWATHLLLTNTVTKSIVLWYDGHVLLRRGILGPAVEVQPGAIVQRVLTTQRPVYLVNLNLYPGKIEFNYLPENTQGVICQPIGSQGVLILAANAPRSYTKQDENWIAGIADKLEITLRQAQPV, from the coding sequence ATGGCAAAACCAGATCAAAATCAAGTGTTGCGGCAGTTGCCAATCGTAGCGGGAATATTAGCTGGAACCCTTCTGCTGATTAATCGCCTGCTGACGCCCGTCTTAACTGACTCTCAAGCCCGTTCAGATGTGCTGGGGGTGATCTTAAGTGCGCTCTTGATTTTGACTGGGTTGCTGTGGCAGCGCATTCAACCAACACCGCCGGATGCTGTGATATTAGCCGGAGAAGAAGGGTTCGAGCTAGCTCCGGACCTATCCGAAGGGGTCAAAACCGAACTCGCTTGGGCCACCCATTTGCTGTTAACAAATACGGTGACAAAATCGATCGTCCTCTGGTATGACGGTCATGTCCTGCTACGACGCGGCATTTTGGGACCAGCGGTTGAGGTTCAACCAGGTGCAATTGTACAGCGGGTGCTCACAACACAACGCCCCGTCTATTTGGTGAATCTCAATCTGTATCCAGGCAAAATCGAGTTTAACTACTTACCGGAAAATACGCAGGGCGTGATTTGTCAGCCGATTGGCAGCCAAGGGGTATTAATTTTGGCAGCCAATGCCCCTCGCAGTTACACCAAACAAGACGAGAACTGGATTGCTGGCATTGCCGATAAACTAGAGATAACGCTGAGGCAAGCGCAACCAGTGTAG
- a CDS encoding peroxiredoxin has translation MAYATEGCLRVGQSAPDFTATAVYDQEFKTIKLSDYRGKYVVLFFYPLDFTFVCPTEITAFSDRYEEFKAINTEVLGVSVDSEFSHLAWVQTDRKSGGVGDLSYPLVSDIKKEISTAYNVLDPEAGVALRGLFIIDKDGVIQHSTVNNLAFGRSVDETLRTLQAIQYVQSHPDEVCPANWKPGDATMNPDPVKSKEFFAAV, from the coding sequence ATGGCTTACGCGACTGAAGGTTGTCTTCGGGTTGGTCAATCTGCACCAGATTTCACAGCAACCGCTGTATACGATCAAGAATTTAAGACGATCAAGCTGTCTGACTATCGTGGCAAGTACGTGGTGCTATTTTTCTACCCGCTAGACTTCACGTTCGTTTGCCCAACCGAAATTACTGCCTTTAGCGATCGTTACGAAGAATTCAAAGCGATCAACACCGAAGTTTTGGGCGTATCGGTAGACAGCGAATTCTCGCACTTAGCCTGGGTTCAAACCGATCGGAAATCGGGCGGTGTTGGCGATCTTAGCTATCCGCTGGTTTCTGACATCAAAAAAGAAATTAGCACCGCATACAATGTTCTTGACCCAGAAGCAGGTGTAGCCCTGCGAGGTCTGTTCATCATTGATAAAGATGGTGTAATTCAGCACTCAACGGTGAACAACTTAGCCTTTGGTCGGAGTGTAGACGAAACGCTGCGCACCCTGCAAGCGATTCAATATGTGCAGTCGCATCCCGATGAAGTTTGCCCCGCTAACTGGAAACCTGGCGATGCCACGATGAATCCTGACCCGGTGAAGTCGAAGGAATTCTTCGCAGCGGTGTAA
- a CDS encoding DUF456 domain-containing protein — protein MVTLYWFLVALMAIGVIGAFVPGIPGSILIVIGIIVWGFTQGFAGLGIPLTVALLVFAASIGIDFLAAYWGVKQAGGSQWGQIGAIVGLLLGVFGLLPALPFGGPLLGLLIGPLLGAIIGELLYRRDLNLKVAAKSAIGIVVGSIVGKLIEGLLAVLAMAVFVLSTWSQVVG, from the coding sequence ATGGTGACACTCTACTGGTTTTTAGTTGCACTGATGGCAATTGGGGTGATTGGAGCATTCGTTCCAGGGATTCCAGGGTCAATTTTGATTGTGATTGGCATTATTGTTTGGGGCTTTACCCAGGGCTTTGCTGGGTTAGGTATCCCTTTGACAGTGGCGCTGCTCGTGTTTGCTGCTAGTATTGGCATCGACTTTTTGGCTGCTTATTGGGGCGTCAAACAGGCAGGAGGCAGCCAGTGGGGGCAAATTGGCGCTATTGTTGGGCTTCTATTAGGAGTGTTTGGGCTTCTGCCAGCTTTGCCCTTTGGCGGGCCATTACTGGGCTTGTTAATTGGACCACTGTTGGGTGCCATCATCGGCGAATTATTGTATCGTCGCGATCTCAACCTGAAGGTAGCGGCAAAGTCAGCGATCGGTATTGTTGTCGGGTCGATCGTCGGGAAATTGATTGAAGGATTACTAGCCGTTTTGGCAATGGCAGTATTTGTCCTTTCAACCTGGTCGCAAGTGGTGGGCTAA
- a CDS encoding low-complexity tail membrane protein gives MRSFWVDPYLWIHLVGIAAVPIFLEFCLLGLSLGEPLFPVWFELLFVGTIGILPILWMQWQRPFSIFSLLVLALKPTHLTEDQRRILALFKAPLNRVLAVLVAVGMTWGLWQLYQLAPAVSPNLFPGIARGTALLIAALAFFGANLFLQIPISVLGVLWTSNSQFAATTPYPVEHIRQSFTIPGIRVGAIVPPLFSEPVQATVSTSPPPPTVAPLSSTPSATAAVATPSPAALEEDDFEDEEFNTGVEDAIEPSDVDVNVSDATPNAELSAPADISPTDEFIDADAPIAAEFVTDAAIADSVDAIETTDLETARDTIEIEPTPDANETAESSDDVTASAGTVTDESGVERPPSFDSTQVEPPLPDPSTPTTLLRESEPLRLTESADVAEEIPIAESVVERLVSPEGLQEDAMITETTGGASEFDPGFDPNFGDSTFAQEFQPEQSDAIDRTLDPEDSVTSSAGNRAESLDPPPDLVEDATLSETIEGHDEEEIADR, from the coding sequence ATGCGCTCATTCTGGGTTGATCCTTATCTCTGGATTCACTTAGTTGGTATTGCTGCCGTCCCCATTTTTCTAGAGTTTTGCCTGTTGGGATTGTCACTCGGCGAACCGCTCTTTCCTGTATGGTTTGAGCTTTTGTTCGTAGGAACGATCGGCATTTTGCCGATTCTTTGGATGCAATGGCAGCGCCCATTTTCGATATTCAGCTTGCTGGTGCTGGCCCTCAAACCTACCCATCTCACCGAAGATCAGCGCCGGATTTTGGCTCTATTTAAGGCTCCTCTGAATCGGGTACTGGCAGTGCTGGTTGCGGTTGGCATGACTTGGGGATTGTGGCAGCTTTACCAGCTTGCACCAGCGGTTTCTCCAAATTTATTTCCTGGAATTGCACGGGGTACAGCCTTGCTAATTGCTGCCCTCGCTTTCTTTGGGGCTAATTTGTTTCTCCAAATTCCCATCAGCGTGTTAGGTGTCTTGTGGACAAGCAATAGCCAATTCGCGGCCACGACTCCCTATCCAGTTGAGCACATTCGCCAAAGCTTCACAATTCCAGGCATTCGAGTTGGAGCGATCGTGCCACCGCTGTTTTCAGAACCAGTTCAAGCCACAGTTTCTACATCTCCACCACCTCCCACCGTTGCCCCACTCTCTAGCACGCCATCGGCGACCGCCGCCGTTGCAACCCCTAGCCCAGCAGCGTTAGAGGAAGATGACTTTGAGGATGAAGAGTTCAACACGGGTGTCGAGGATGCGATTGAACCCTCTGATGTAGATGTAAATGTATCAGATGCTACCCCAAACGCTGAACTCAGCGCCCCAGCCGATATCAGCCCAACGGATGAATTTATTGATGCAGACGCTCCGATTGCAGCAGAATTTGTGACCGATGCGGCAATTGCTGATTCTGTAGACGCAATTGAAACAACCGATCTTGAAACGGCAAGAGACACTATTGAAATAGAACCCACGCCAGATGCCAACGAAACGGCAGAAAGTTCCGACGATGTGACTGCTAGCGCTGGTACAGTAACCGACGAGTCAGGAGTAGAGCGACCTCCATCTTTCGACTCAACTCAAGTTGAGCCTCCCTTGCCTGATCCATCAACACCGACAACGCTGTTACGAGAGTCGGAACCCTTGCGTCTGACTGAATCGGCTGATGTTGCTGAAGAAATACCAATCGCAGAATCCGTTGTAGAACGCCTTGTCAGCCCTGAAGGCTTGCAGGAAGACGCTATGATAACGGAGACAACGGGGGGCGCTTCAGAGTTTGATCCCGGCTTTGATCCCAATTTTGGGGATTCCACCTTCGCTCAAGAGTTCCAGCCCGAACAGTCTGATGCCATCGATCGCACCTTAGATCCAGAGGACTCTGTAACCAGTAGCGCAGGTAATAGGGCTGAATCGCTCGACCCACCGCCTGATCTAGTTGAAGATGCAACTCTTAGCGAAACGATCGAAGGGCACGATGAAGAAGAAATAGCCGATCGATGA
- a CDS encoding D-alanyl-D-alanine carboxypeptidase, whose amino-acid sequence MDLLSSLLSLFLGGPPNVGAQSVNWSGVISEATIDSLIMEVADPDPMATIAVQQHLEALASQGLSSERQGVWLRIGDQVVAENMGTVPLPAASLTKIPTTLVALATWGPDHQFETIVSTTGAIEAGVLQGNLIVHSESDPFFVWEEAIALGNALNQAGIQQIAGDLVISGNFAMNFETDPITAGTFLKQGFDSNLWTDEVEAQYQQLPPATPRPRLALAGTVRLATAADRERSTPIVKHQSLPLINILRGMNIYSNNIIAEMLSDILGGAAALAEQAATIANVPPEEIQLINGSGLGEENRISPRAVTSMLVSIQKYLQPRQMSIADVFPVIGRDGGTLNGRNIPQGAVLKTGTLNAVSSLAGVIPTRNRGLVWFTIINLGAGDLQFFHDQQDFLLQKLQTAWGVAAVVPPTITPNPARLRTFQLGAADRNQRI is encoded by the coding sequence GTGGATCTACTCAGTAGTCTACTTTCGTTGTTTCTGGGTGGGCCGCCCAACGTTGGAGCGCAGTCTGTGAATTGGTCAGGGGTAATCAGCGAAGCCACGATCGACTCGCTAATTATGGAAGTAGCAGACCCCGATCCGATGGCCACAATAGCCGTGCAGCAACATCTAGAGGCACTTGCAAGCCAAGGGCTATCGAGCGAGCGGCAGGGAGTTTGGCTGCGGATAGGAGATCAGGTTGTGGCAGAAAATATGGGAACGGTACCCCTACCAGCGGCCTCTCTGACCAAAATTCCCACCACGCTAGTGGCCCTGGCAACTTGGGGTCCGGATCACCAGTTTGAAACCATTGTTAGTACGACTGGAGCCATCGAAGCCGGAGTGTTGCAAGGGAATTTAATTGTGCATAGTGAAAGCGACCCCTTCTTTGTGTGGGAAGAAGCGATCGCCTTAGGAAATGCATTAAATCAAGCCGGGATTCAACAGATAGCAGGTGATTTGGTGATTTCTGGTAACTTTGCCATGAACTTTGAAACCGATCCGATCACTGCTGGAACGTTTCTAAAGCAGGGGTTCGATTCTAACCTGTGGACGGACGAAGTAGAAGCACAATATCAACAGTTGCCACCTGCTACACCCCGTCCTCGCCTTGCTTTGGCTGGAACTGTGCGCCTTGCTACTGCCGCCGATCGCGAGCGTTCAACGCCGATTGTGAAACATCAATCGCTGCCGTTGATTAATATATTGCGAGGAATGAATATTTACAGCAATAACATTATTGCTGAGATGTTATCTGACATCTTAGGAGGGGCTGCCGCCCTAGCCGAGCAGGCCGCTACCATCGCTAACGTACCACCCGAAGAAATTCAGTTAATCAACGGATCGGGACTTGGTGAGGAAAACCGGATTTCACCTAGGGCGGTTACCTCGATGCTGGTCTCAATTCAAAAATATCTGCAACCGCGACAAATGTCGATCGCAGATGTGTTTCCAGTCATCGGACGAGATGGCGGCACGCTAAATGGGCGCAACATTCCACAAGGAGCCGTTTTAAAAACAGGAACGCTGAATGCCGTCAGTTCCCTAGCAGGTGTGATTCCAACTCGCAATCGTGGCCTAGTGTGGTTCACAATCATTAACTTAGGGGCGGGCGATCTTCAGTTCTTTCACGATCAACAGGACTTTCTGCTGCAAAAGCTGCAAACCGCCTGGGGCGTCGCCGCGGTCGTACCGCCTACGATTACCCCTAACCCTGCCCGACTCAGAACCTTCCAGTTAGGAGCCGCCGATCGCAATCAGCGAATTTAG
- a CDS encoding L,D-transpeptidase, with product MKSLRQGASFATLIGLCWSASALLTVRSTVVFAQEAFLSPRERAIAAQIDDLKQSDARWIVINLSNQQLNAWEGDTLVYSASVSTGRSDEPTPIGIFAIQQKSERAWMQGENYDIPNVPYAMFYSGSYAIHGAYWHEQFGSPVSSGCINLPVDQAAWLFGWADVGTTVIVQP from the coding sequence ATGAAATCGTTGAGACAGGGAGCGTCGTTTGCTACTTTGATCGGCTTATGCTGGTCTGCATCTGCACTATTAACAGTGCGATCGACCGTCGTCTTTGCCCAAGAAGCGTTCCTTTCACCCCGAGAAAGGGCTATTGCTGCCCAAATTGACGACTTGAAGCAATCGGATGCGCGTTGGATTGTCATCAATCTCTCGAATCAACAACTCAATGCTTGGGAAGGTGACACGCTGGTTTACTCGGCCTCTGTGTCAACGGGACGATCGGATGAACCAACACCGATCGGCATCTTTGCTATTCAGCAGAAGTCGGAAAGAGCATGGATGCAAGGGGAGAATTACGATATCCCCAATGTTCCCTATGCAATGTTTTATTCCGGCAGTTACGCCATTCACGGAGCTTACTGGCATGAGCAGTTTGGCTCGCCAGTCAGCAGCGGTTGTATCAATCTTCCCGTGGATCAAGCGGCGTGGTTGTTTGGCTGGGCAGATGTGGGAACAACGGTGATTGTACAGCCGTAA
- the thrC gene encoding threonine synthase: protein MSSTTSINSPIAAIPPQNGWQGLIETYRSYLPVSDRTPVVTLLEGNTPLIPAPALAAQIGKQVQVWVKYDGLNPTGSFKDRGMTMAVSKAKEDGAEVVICASTGNTSAAAAAYARRAGMRAYVLIPDGYVALGKLAQALLYGAEVLAIQGNFDCALSIVREMAEHYPVTLVNSVNPYRLEGQKTAAFEIVDIMGDAPDWLCIPVGNAGNITAYWMGFCQYHQEGRCRQLPRMMGFQAAGASPLVTGVPIDHPETLATAIRIGNPASWQKAMAVKDASQGQFNAVTDEEILEAYRLLASQEGIFCEPASAASVAGLLKVKDQVPAHAKIVCVLTGNGLKDPDTAIKHGNNQFKTGIEPTRAAVAQAMGF from the coding sequence ATTTCATCGACTACATCGATTAATTCTCCGATAGCAGCAATTCCACCCCAGAACGGCTGGCAAGGTTTGATTGAAACGTATCGATCGTATTTGCCCGTCAGCGATCGGACCCCGGTTGTCACGTTATTAGAAGGCAACACGCCGCTGATTCCAGCCCCTGCTCTTGCTGCGCAGATTGGCAAACAAGTGCAGGTGTGGGTGAAATACGACGGACTTAACCCCACGGGCAGTTTCAAGGATCGAGGTATGACAATGGCGGTCTCGAAGGCGAAAGAAGACGGGGCCGAGGTAGTAATTTGCGCTAGCACGGGGAATACTTCGGCTGCTGCCGCCGCCTATGCTCGGCGGGCGGGAATGCGGGCTTATGTGTTAATTCCCGATGGCTATGTGGCGTTGGGTAAACTAGCACAAGCCCTACTGTATGGTGCAGAAGTATTGGCCATTCAGGGAAATTTCGATTGTGCCCTCAGCATTGTGCGCGAAATGGCAGAGCATTACCCAGTGACGCTAGTGAATTCGGTCAATCCCTATCGCTTAGAAGGACAGAAAACCGCCGCCTTTGAGATCGTCGATATAATGGGTGATGCCCCCGATTGGCTCTGTATTCCTGTTGGAAATGCTGGAAATATCACGGCCTATTGGATGGGCTTCTGCCAGTATCACCAGGAAGGACGTTGCCGTCAATTACCCCGAATGATGGGGTTTCAGGCGGCTGGAGCTTCTCCGTTGGTGACAGGAGTGCCGATCGACCATCCCGAAACCTTGGCCACAGCTATTCGTATTGGCAATCCCGCTAGTTGGCAAAAGGCTATGGCTGTCAAAGACGCTAGCCAAGGACAATTTAATGCTGTCACCGATGAGGAAATTTTAGAGGCTTATCGACTGTTGGCATCTCAAGAAGGTATTTTCTGTGAACCAGCCAGCGCGGCTTCGGTAGCAGGTTTATTGAAAGTTAAAGACCAAGTGCCGGCCCACGCTAAGATCGTCTGTGTGTTGACTGGCAATGGGCTAAAAGACCCAGATACTGCCATCAAACATGGCAATAACCAGTTCAAAACCGGCATTGAACCTACTCGAGCGGCGGTAGCTCAAGCAATGGGATTTTAG